One Intestinimonas butyriciproducens genomic window, AGGGCTGTGTCCATCCCTGCAAGCAGAGCTTCCGAGCGGTGGTGTTGGACTGCCCGCACTTCCAGTCCCAGCGTGTGAAAAAAGGCATGGATAAGGGTGGGAAACGGGCAAAATAGTCCCCCGTGGCGGCGTTTTCAGACCATGCCCTTATGATTTCCCATCCGCGCTTTTCTCCGCGCTCCTGCGGCGAAAAAGCAGCGGTTTTCGACACTTTCCCATCCGCGCCCATAGCAAAAGCGGGGACGCGGCCTTCGGTATATCCGTTGGCTGCGTCCCCGCTTCTTTTTTGCTTATTTTTCGTCCTCGTTGGGCTTGTCCGCTTCCGCCACGCCCTGGATCACATCCGTCACCACGGCGTTGAGCTGGGCGGCGTTCTCCGCTGTGACGGCGGGCCGCCCGGTGTCCGCTTCGATAGCGCGCCGCGCGTCTCCCGCCACCTTGCCGCCGCGCCGGGCGACGATCCGGCTTTCCTCAAAGCCCTCCGGCTGGTGGGCCTTGGAAAGCTCCGTGGTCGTGGTTTCGGCCAGCATGTTCAGCACGATCTCCAATGTGCTCATGTTGTCCCGGAGGTTTTCCTTTTTGAGCCCTTTCAGGTTTTTGTATTGCCGGGTGGTCATGCCGGACCAGGCCTTTGTGATCTCGTCGGTGAGGATGGCGTATTCCCGGCCCTGCTCCACGCCCCGCGCCTGCCATTCGGCGGTGAGCTCGTTGCGGACGCGGATGGAGAGGATGCGCTGGTGGATCCAGTCGGCGTCATAGCCCTTCTTCTGGTAGGTCTCCAGTGCCCGGTCGATGGCCTGCTCCGGGTCGATGGTCTCCTCGATGCGCTCCCGGCCTACGGCGGCGAGCCAGAGCCGGAAGGGTTCAGCCTTGGGCGAGGGGATGGACTGGATGATGCGCAGGATGCCCTCGGTATTGGCGGCAAGCACCTTTCGCTTTTTGCCTGTGGAGCCGGTCATTTCTACCTGGGGACAATTTGTCCCCAGGTAGCTTGCGAGCTGTTCATCCCGCTTGCGCATTTTTTTGAGATAATCCGTGGGATTGGCGCTGTCCGACAGTGCTGCCACCACATCCACCACGGAGAAGTACCATTCTTCCTTTTCCTCGTCCCAGGCGGTACGGATCTTTCTATCTTCAAAAAGCTGGATGGAGTTATTTTCGTCCATGGGCTTTTCCCTCCTTTGATGGGCTATCCCCATTCTACCATGAAATGATGATTTTTTCTAACAGGGAACGCGATTTTTGCGGCAGCAGCAGTCGCAGGCGCTGTGGGACTGTGGGCAACGGCCAAGCCGGGCGGCGCTGTGGGAAAGCGGTTTGCCGTCCTGTGGGAAAGGCCTGTCCTTTTCCATTAGGGGGTGAATGGCTTTTCCATCGGCAAAGCGGCCGTTTTCCACATTTCCATAGCGCGGGCCTAATCCTCGGTGATGATACACGCACAGCCCGCCGTCAGCAGGCGGTACAGCGTCAGCGGCACATACCACGCCGCCACCAGCAGCCGCCAGACAAGGACGCAGCCGCCGATAAGACCGGCAAAGACGAAGTTCAGAAGGAACAGGGCGATCCCGCCGCCCAGAGAGCCGCCGCCCGGTATGATCCAGAGCCGCAGCCGCCAGATCCCAAACGGCAGCCCGCAGAGGATCCAGAGCCAGAGATAGTCCAGTTCCCCGTTCTTTACGCAGGCGGAGCGGAAGATGCAGTACAGCAGCGCGGCCGACGCCACCGGCAGGATGGTCTTGCGGAAAAAGTCTTTTAAGGCCTCGCCTCTTGTCATGGGGTTCGCCTCCTTCAAAATCGTTTGTATCTTCATTATATCTGACGTTTCGGCAAAAGCCCAGGGGAAAACGCAGATCGCGGCAAAAAGTTTGTCCCAGGGGTCATTCCAGCTCCATATCCTTCTGCCGTGCCGGCGCCTGCCGGGGCGGGGACAGGAACTCCTCCACATTCCGGCGCACGGCGGCGTAGTCCTGCTCCTCCCGCCGTGCCTTCTGACGCTCGGCGGTCAGCGCCGCCCTCCGGGCAGTGAGCGCGTCCATTTCCGCCTGCATCCGCTCTGTGGCAGGCAGCGGAACCGCGCCCAGGCGCTTGCACTCTCTGGCGGCGGCCTCAAAGAGAATGATCTCCCTCTCATAGCCCCGCAGGAACTTCTCTTTGTCCTTCGACGCCTGATAGCGGTCATAGATGGGCTTGAGCTGACGGTAGGCGGCGACGTGCTTTATTTTCAGCGTCAGCTCCTCAATCCGCGCCCCGGTCTCCCGCAGCTCCGCTTTCAGCCGGGCGGCGGAGGCGGACGCCGCCTCGCAGTGCTCTGTCAGCTCCTCCATGCTGCCGATGCCGTGTTCCGTCAGGAAGTTGCTGGTCTCGGCGATGCGTTTCAGATTCTCAATGGTCGCCCAATGGCGGTAGCCCGCGCTCTGCTGGGCCTTGATGTTGTTCTGAATATCAATGAGCAGGCTGACCCTGCCTCCGCGCTGCTTTGGTTGGCGGGAGGGTCTGGCGCGTCCGGCCATCCGTGCGGTCAGGGCGTCCTCGGCGTAGTCCGCGCCCAGGGTCTTTAGCCTTGTGAACCGCTCCTGTCCCGGTGCTCTGGCAGAAATGTACTTGCCCCGCTTGAGCGCATAGCCCTCCCGCTGCAACCGCACCAGCAGCTCCTCCAAATCATGGCAGCCGGGCAGCAGCCGGTCGATGGCGGCGCGCAGCTTCGCCTTATAGCTGGTGCCGGTCCGCTCCGCCTGATGCTCGATGTAGCTTTTTCCTTTGTCCTGGCCTGGGACGATGACGGACAGGCCGTGTTCTTTGCAAAGCCGGTCTGAGGTGCGGCGGATGAAGTGATAGCTGCGCTTGTTGGAATGGTAGTGCTTGTGATCCGCAAAGCTGACGGCATTGAAGATCAGGTGGTTATGGACGTGATCCCGGTCTATGTGGGTGGTCAGGACAAACTCATACCTGCCGCCCAGGATCTCCCTTGCCAGCTCCATGCCGATCTCATGGGCCTGCTCCGGCGTGACCTCCCCAGGCTGAAAGGCTTGGATCAGGTGGCGGCCCAGGTTCGTTCCCTTGTCGATGGCGTGGCGGCGGGTCCAGGCAAATTCGATATCCGCGGTCTCAGCGGCGCAGCCATAGGAGGATACAAGCAGTTTTCCGTCCGTCTTTTCCGGGTTGCAGATATAGTCAATGGCCGCTTTCAGCGTTGACTTGATAGGATGCGTCTTTGTAACTGCCATATCTCATCCAGCCTCTCCTGTATCTCCTGCATATCCGCTTTGTACGCGCCGCCTCCCGCGTTGATCCGCTTGGCGATCTGGTTGATGTTCCGGCCGATGGCGGACAGGGCGGCGTTCATCCGCTTGATATCCGTGGTGTCAAGCTGGATGATATACCCGTCTATCGCCATCTTCCGCAGATACGCGCCGTACCACCGTGTGGGGAGCTGCGCCATCTTTTCATCTATGAGCCGTTTTTCCTCCTCCGTCACATAGAATTTCATCTGAATATTCCGCTTTCGGTTCGCCATGGGCAGCCTCCGTTTCTCATAAGGGTCTGGGATATCCCAGCAAGCAATTTTGACTGTTCGGGCAAGGGACCTGAACAGCGCAAAATCCGCAAGCGGGTACTCGCTTGCTGTGCTTGCTGACTACTTCGTACCCCCGTATTTCCCCCTCTACCCATACTACAATCCGAACAGGGCGTTTTGGCCAGATTTTCGGAGAAATGTTTGTCTCGCGGCGAAAAAAGCCGGATTTTTTTAACCCGTTCCCGAAAAAGATACAGGGGATTCACACAAAAACCTTGAATTGCGGAGGGGTCTATGGTAAACTTATTATATCTAACTATACCCCTTTGCCGGGGCGCTGAATTGTCCGGGCTTTGGGGTGTGGCGAGGCGGCGGAGCGTCCGGCTGGAAGGGCGAGGACAGCGCTGCGCAAGACCGCTTTTTCGAGGCGTCTGAACGGAAGCGCAAAACCGGAAAGCCCTTGAAACATCTGCAAAAAAGGGGTTGACAACATGAGATTTTCCCCCATAATTAGACAGACAGACAGACAGACAGACAGACAGACAGACAGACAGACAGAGTAAGTCTGTCCTTTTCTGCTGCCCCCATATATTGTCAACAGGCGCGGCCTGCCCGAAGTGTTTTCGGACAGGGCGCGCCTTTTCGCGCTCTGACGGCAGGGGGTGACACGGGATGAAGAAGCTATTTTCCTTCCTTCGCCCCCGCACACAGGCGCGGGACCGGGAGAGCGACGGCGAGGGAAAGCCGTCCATGCCCCGGGCGGCAGCCAACAGAGCGCCGCCCGGCGTCCACGGCACGAAGGGCACGGCCTTCGCCGTGGCTCCGCTTTAGGAGGTGGGGTAGATCCGAAGGAACGCCTGCCTTTTACCCGGCGGCCGCGGGCCGGGGACAAAAACGCGGCGCACAACAAATTCTTTCTATGAAGGAGGAAGAAAAAACATGAGAAAACGAATGACCAGTCTGCTTCTGACGCTGGTGATGCTGCTCTCCCTCGTGCCCGCCATGGGCGTGACGGCGAGCGCGGAGGAGACGTGGGAAACCGTCAATTCCTATGCGGAATTGCAAACGGCAGTCAAAGCCAAGAAAGAATACATCAAACTGGGTCGAGACATTGACACCAAAGACTTCCACTACTCGGGCGGCGGTTTGGACATAGCCGATTGGCTGACTTTTGAAAACCAAACCTGTACTCTCGACTTGAACGGAAAAACCTTGTCGCTGCTGACCAGGATGGGTGATATGCCGACTTTCATGCGCGTATATGAGGGAAGCAACCTGACGATCAAGGACAGCCAAGTTGGCGGTCAAATCACGGGTGAGTTTGAAAATGCTAACGCAGGCGACAGGTATTTAATTCATATGAATAAATCCAGTTTGACACTGGAAGGCGGCACATTCCGCGCTACTGCCAAGCCTTATGGAACCAATGTCAATGTGATTGATTATTTAGAGAGTAATGTTACGATCAAAGATGGCGTGACCATCAGCCAACCGGAGCATTATGCGTATGGTGGGGGCGGCAGTGCTCTTAAAGGTCGCGGATACGCACTTTGTGAACAAGAAAGAGAATTTAATTATGGAGATAAAGTAAGCCATGTTGTCATTGACGGCGGTATCTTCGACGGCTGGGTACGGCTGATCGGATATCCAGACACCAACGGCTCTGTTCAAATCAACGGAGGCACCTTCAAGAAGGGTGTGCAAGCGCTGTATGTAGCAAAGAAGAATAATTCTGATCCTACTGTTACAGTGAACGGCGGTACCTTTGAGGACAATGTTTATTTGCAGGACTGGGATTGGAAGGAAAGCCTTTATATGCCGTACCGTTTGAATGGCGGCACCTTTAAGGGCACAGTAGACCTTCACGCAGTAAATAATATAACCGTTTATCAAAAACCGGAAAGCAACCCCAATGTTGCGCTGGGATTGAACGAGTGCTTTGGCTACAGCGCAGTTGTTACGCCTGACGGCACCTTTGCCGGTCCCGATGCAAAAACTGGTGTTTTGAAAAAGACAGGTGATTATGATTATGACATGTGGTTGGAGGGCACTGCTTCCAACCCCGTCCGAATCATCCCCAACGCATGGGGCATGAAGTCCGTTACGCTGGACGGCAACCCCATCGACTACGCCAAGGACTTCATGGGCGAAGTTAAGGAGATTACCAACGACACGGAGCATACCCTCACATTCACGTGGAAGCCTTTGGCGGACGAACTGAGGGGCGCAGGCTACAGCTACGACGCCAAGTGCGAGCGCTATGTTCCTGGCGCTACCTCTACCCCCACCAACTTTATTCTCGACGGCACCGAATACTACACCTATACCTTTCTCAAGGGCGCAGACCCGACGCTCTATTCCTTTGACCTGCACCTGAATCTGAAAAAGGGCACCAGCAACGTCGGCATCGTGAGCAACGAGCATATCGTTAGGCTGCTGGTGAGCGAAGCGCCGCCCGCGCCCCCCGCACCCGTGGCGCATAGCATCAAGATTATAAACGGCTTCGGCACGGCAAATCCCACCACGGCAATCGCCGGAGAAACCATCACCGTGAAGGCGAATGATCGCACCGCCGACAACATGATGTTCACCCGGTGGAATACGGATACCCCCGGCGTGACCTTCGCAGATGCGACCAAGCAGGAAACAACCTTTGTTATGCCGGACTGTGATGTGAAAGTGAACCCCGGATTCCAGCAGGTTTCGTTCAGAAAGCAGCCGCTCGATAGCTGGCCGCAGGTGAATCACGGCAGCAAGGCCACCGTCACCTTCTCCGCACCCATCACCAAGTGGGAGCTGAAGGAGGGCAACACCACCGTGGCCTCCAGCGGCAACCTCTTTATCAACACCGGAAACCCCATCACGGTGGATATTCCCGCGCAGAGCAGTGAGGTGGAAAAGACCTATACCGTCGTTGTGACGGCAAACGGTCAGAAGTTCTCCAGCGACGAGTTCAAGGTCAAATGGGTCAGCTGGCCGCAGGCTCCGGCGGTGGAGTTTACCCCCGCTGACGGGACGCAGTTCGTCGGGGAAATCGAAGTAATTGCTTCCGATGCCCTGTACGCCGGTGAGGAAATCTTTGAAATCGTCTATACCACAGACGGCACAGACCCCAAGGACAATACTGCGGCTACAAATGCCAACACAGACTCCGTGCATATCACGCTGACGGAGACCACCACCATCAAGGCAAGAACCTATAATGGGGACGCTGCCGCAGATGCCGAAAAGTGGGGCCCGCTGGCAACAGCTACCTTTACCAAGTATTCCGATACGACCCTGCCCAAGCCCACCATCACCCCGGAGGGCATGACCTACACCGGCAGCATCAAGGCTTATCTGACAGCCCCCGCCCTGGATGGCGTGAAGCTGGAGTATCAGCTTGTTTCCCCGGGCGAAGAGCCTGCTAGTAATCAGTGGCATGAGTATAATCCTGAGATAGGCATTGATGTATATGAATTCGGAACGATCACCCTCTATGCCCGTAGCTTTAAGGAAGTGGATATGGGAGACCATGTGGAGCATCTCACCAGTGAGAATGTATCCGCCACCTACACCCGGACTTACTCCGCCGCCATCGACAATGTGACCGTCAGCGGCAAGGTCGGTGAGACGCTGACGCAGGATGTGGTCATCCGCATGAACGGCGACCGCTTTGAGAATGTTACGGCGGGCGAAGATGTTTCCAATTGGTTTACCAATCGGCCCGCAGGTCTGACCGCTAAGGTCAAGGCGCTTTCCGAGGCGGACGGCTACCACGAAAACCTGACCGTTACCATCAGCGGTACGCCCGAGGCGGCTTCTATCGAGCCGATTGCCGTTACCATCCCCAGGGATAAGCTGTATGCAAACGGCACCGTCGATCTGACTGTCCTTTCCAACCCCAAGGCAGTCTACAACATCGGCACGGATGCAGTGCATACGCATGACTACACCGGTCAGCCGTACCTGTATCTGGACCCCGGCAATCACTATCAGGAGTGCACGGCGAACGACGGCGGCTACAACATTCAGCCTCATGCGTTCACGCCTTGGACGGATAACGGAAACGGCACACACAGCCGCCACTGCACCGTCTGCAAGATGACGGACAGCTCCACCTACACCGAAACCGCCAACCACAACTGGCAGTGGGTGGTAGACGCCCCCGCGACCCCCAATGCAGCGGGCAAGCAGCATGAGGAGTGCGTTGACTGCCACGCGAAGCGCAGTGAAAACACCGAGATCCCCATGCTGACCAGCATCATGGTGGAGCACCTGACCGTTGCCAAGCCCGTCAAGGACGCTGCTGCGGCTATGGCAACCACCACCGACAGTTCCTACACTGTGGCAAATACCGAGTGGATGGCTGCGGACGGTACGCCCCTTGCCATCGGCGGCAAGTTCCAGCCCGGTACGGTCTACACCGTGAAGATCACGCTGGAGACCGCTGGCGCAGGCGTATTCTCCGTTAAGTCCACCTACAACACCATCGAGGGCAAGACGGCCACGGTCAGCCCCAATCTGACCGGCGATAACCATGCGGACAGCGTGATCCTGACCTACACCTTTGATGCCACCGAGGGCACCTATGTTCCCACCAAGCCCGCCATCACCACCGTTGCCCTGCCGGACGGCAAGGTGGGCGATGTGTACAGCCAGACCTTGGCTGCCACCGGCACCAACCCCATCACCTGGGGCATCGAGGCCGGCACTCTGCCTGACGGCCTGACGCTGGTGGGCGACACCATCAAGGGTACGCCCTCCAAGGCCGGCGAGTTCAAGTTCACCGTCAAGGCCACCAACGGCGGCGGCTCTGACACGAAGGAGCTTACCATCAAGGTCGCCGACGCGGAGGCTGCCAAGTATCACAACGTCACCCTGACCGGCGCGGGCACCGGCGCTACCGGCGCTGGCAGCCATGCGGCAGGAACCACGGTCAACATCTACGCAGGAACCAAGTCCGGCTACACCTTCAACGGCTGGACCTCCGACGATGTGACCGTCCTCAGCGCCAGCAGCAAGAACGCCAGCTTCGTCATGCCGGATAAGGATGTCACCGTCAAGGCCAACTGGGTCTACAACGGCGGCGGCAGCAGCGGCGGCGGTTACACCTACTACACCATCAAGGCCACCGCAGGCGTGAACGGCTCCATCTCTCCCACCGGCAATGTCAGCGTCCGCGAGGGCCGGGATCAGACCTTCACCATCACCCCGAATAATGGCTACGCCGTCGCCAAGGTGCTGATCGACAGCAAGAACGTGGGCGCGGTGAAGTCCTACACCTTCGAGAATGTGAAGAAGAACCACACCATCGAGGTCGTCTTTATGAAGGCCAGCGGCAACCCCCAGACCGGCGTGTTCGTGGATGTGCCGGAGGGCAGCTACTATGAGGAAGCTGTCAACTGGGCCGTGGAAAAGGGCATCACCACCGGCACCGATGCGACCCACTTCTCCCCCGATGGCATCTGCACCCGCGCGCAGGCTGTGACCTTCCTGTGGCGCGCCGCAGGCAGCCCCGCCGCCAAGTCCGCAGTCATGCCCTTTGCCGATGTGAAGGTTGGCAGCTACTACTATGACGCGGTGCTGTGGGCCGTGGAGAACGGCATCACCAAGGGCACCAGCGACACCATGTTCAGCCCCGACGCCACCTGCTCCCGCGCGCAGATCGTCACCTTCCTGTGGCGCTCTCAGAAGTCCCCGGCAGCGGGCACGGCCAATCCCTTCACCGATGTGAAGGCAAGCGCCTACTACGCTGACGCGGTGCTGTGGGCTGTCAAGGAGGACGTCACCAAGGGCACCACCAACACCACGTTCAGCCCTGACGCCAACTGCACCCGCGCACAGATCGTCACCTTCATCTGGCGCGCCCTTGCGGAGTAAGCGCGTATGACTGAAAAGGAATGGCAGCAGATAAAGAGGCTTGACATCTCATTTGTGGTCATTGGCGGCGTTGGAACGCTGCTGATCACCGCCATGATAGTTGCTCTTTCGTACTTTGGCTGGTTTGATCAGTTCACCGACAGCGGGCTTTTATCCTCTCTGGATGAGTGGCTGGTGACGGTGCTGATCGGAGGCATTCTGCTCGTGCCATTCCTCATAGTAACGGTCTGCGGTATTCTGTTGGTGCGGTGCGATCTGCGCATCGAGCGCGAGCGCCGCAAAAAGCCGCCAGAGCCGCCGGATGAGTTCCCCAGTCTATACGAATGGCTGAATAGCAAGGCCGCTGGCAAAGACCCATAAGCGAACATTGGACAGCGCAGCGGACGGGCATCTCGCCCCGAAGCTGCGCTGTTCCTTTTTCGCTATAAGAAACATTTAGTCCGAACACACAACACTTTGAGCCATGCCGCTGCTCCAGCGCGGCAGGAGAACGCATTATGAAAAGAATCAGACGGATCATCCGACCCATGCTTTGCATGGTGGTTTTGCTCATTGCCATGACCACGGGCGTCATGGGCTGCTATCAGAAAGACCCCGATCCCATTGAAGATCCCTCCGGCACCTCCGAAGTGGAGGCGACCCCCATTTCCACCGTCAACCGGCAGACGGAGCTTGCCGACGCCAAAAGCAGGAACCCCGACGCCGTGGCGTGGCTGTATATCCCCGGCGCGGAGGTGGACGACCCCGTGATGCAGGCGGAGGACAACGGCTTTTACCTCAACCGGGACGAGCTGCGGGAGTACAGCACATGGGGCTGCTACTACGCCGACTGCCGGAACCATCTCAGCGGGCGGGACGCGCTGGATACCAACACCGTCATCTACGGCCACTCTGCCAACGACTGCGACCCGGACGGTGTGCGGTTTACCAAGCTGCACCGCTATATGGACGCGGACTTCGTGAAGGAGAACCCCTACATCTACCTTTCTGTGGACGGGGACGACCTGATTTTCCAGATCACCGCCCTGTTTATTACGGACGTCGGCTTCGACTATATTGACCCCAATCCCATGGGGAGTAAGCTCACCGAGTTCTTCCAGACCGTGGAGAAGAAAAACTGGCTGGATATTGACGGTGTGACCTTCTCCGAGGGGGATACCTTCCTGACCCTCTCCACCTGCTGCCGGAAGTACGACAAGACCAACAGCGGCAATCAGCGGCTTGTGGTCATGGCAAAGCTGCTGCCGGAGGGGGCCACGGAACAGGCGTTCACCGTCAAGCTGGTGAAGAAGCCGGAAATGCCCTGAAAGAAATCAGAATACGACGATAATAGGACACCCATCCTTGCGGTACTGAAAAGCAGCGTATGGTATAGGGAAAACGGCGGCTGCTCTGTACGGGGCAGCCGTCGTTTTTGCTGTCCCAACATTTTTCAGATGAAAGGGACCTATGCGTATGACAGGAGAGCACAGGAGGTGCCGCTAATGCTGCGGCGACGAGCCACGCCGGGAGCATAGCCGGGCGATACCCGGACACCGTAGGATACCTATGCCCTCCGACAGCCGCCGACAATTTCCATACTGAACCGCACCGAAGCGCCCATGCAGGCTTTTATGCCTGTGTGGGCGCTTTTTGTCGTTCCCGGCACTTTTTCGCCGTGGGCTGCCGCTCCCCGCCGCCCTTCGTTCTGGAAGGAACATCCACCCGAACAGAACGAAAGGAGCGCAGCATGAGCCGCGAGAAAAATATTTTTGAGAAATTTCCGCAAAAATGGCCAAAAGGGGTGTTTGCAAGACGAGTAGGGGGTGAAAGGGGAAACAACGACCTGCCTTCCGGCGCGAAGGGAGGTGAGAAAATGGACCTCGACCGTCACGACGAACACAAGCAGCACGCCTTTGACAGCTTTTGCAAAAAGGTGATACGGTGCGAAGCCTACAACGCCTACCGCGCAATCGGGCGCCGGCAGGATCTTGAGATCCCGTTCAGCCAGTTGCCGGAGGAGGCGATGGAGGCACTTGCGACCTGGGACGTCTACCCCTGGGAATACACATCCTTCCCCGTGGGCGGCGACGTGATCCTCATTAAGGATGACCGGCTGGCCGACGCGCTGACCGCCCTGCCGCAGAGATTCCGGGATATCCTTCTGATGTACTGGTTCCTGGAGTTGGCAGACCGGGAGATCGGCGAGAGGCTGAGCCTGTCCCGGAGAACGGTCAACAACCGCAGGCAGCAGGCCTATGAGCTGCTGAAAAGGCTGATGGGAGGTGACGCGAATGAGTAAGCGCAGAACCGCGCGAAGCAGCCTGATCCCTTACCCGGTGATCGCCGCCGCCGTGCGGGGCGACCCGGAAGCCGTAAACCGTGTGCTGGACCACTATTCCGGCTACATAGCGGCACTGTCCATGCGTAGGGGCTGCAATCAGAACGGAAACCCCTGCTTTGCTGTGGACGAGGAGATCCGCCGTCGAATTGAGACGAAGCTGATCGTCGCCATCCTGAGTTTCGACCTGAACTGAACCCAGGCAGGCCTTAACCGTGCGCCCCCCTTTCCGCGCGGCTGAGCCCTTTGCTCCTTGACAAAGAAAGCCCGGCAAATCCCGGCGCAGCATAGAGCAGACGGATACATTCCCGTCTGTGCGGAGCCATACGGCCGGTGCGCCATGACCCTCCAACGGGGCGAGCGATATCCACCGGGACGCAAAGCGGGCAAGGCAGCCCGCGGGCCACGATGCACAGGCGGGGCGATACTCCCTTGCAGTCATAGTCCGGGCGTGCAGCCGTATTCAGGCGGTGAGGCGTCGCAGGCAATGAGCAGGGCCGCGCGAGAACCGTGCGGGGGGTGGGATTCCCGTGGAGCTGAAAAGCCATTCAGCCGTCCGTTTCTGCTGTTCTTTGTAAGCTATCAAAAAATGATTTGTTTTCAGACGATTAGAAAGGGGCTAACTATGCAAACGACCGTTTCATCCGAAAAGAAATACGCCCCGCCGAGGCGGAGCGAAAAACAGATCGGCAACACAACCTTTATCGTCAATTCCTTCTTTCGGGAAAAGGGCGATGAGGGTATTGCCGTAAAGCTGGAACGTC contains:
- a CDS encoding DUF6050 family protein, whose amino-acid sequence is MTRGEALKDFFRKTILPVASAALLYCIFRSACVKNGELDYLWLWILCGLPFGIWRLRLWIIPGGGSLGGGIALFLLNFVFAGLIGGCVLVWRLLVAAWYVPLTLYRLLTAGCACIITED
- a CDS encoding S-layer homology domain-containing protein, which produces MRKRMTSLLLTLVMLLSLVPAMGVTASAEETWETVNSYAELQTAVKAKKEYIKLGRDIDTKDFHYSGGGLDIADWLTFENQTCTLDLNGKTLSLLTRMGDMPTFMRVYEGSNLTIKDSQVGGQITGEFENANAGDRYLIHMNKSSLTLEGGTFRATAKPYGTNVNVIDYLESNVTIKDGVTISQPEHYAYGGGGSALKGRGYALCEQEREFNYGDKVSHVVIDGGIFDGWVRLIGYPDTNGSVQINGGTFKKGVQALYVAKKNNSDPTVTVNGGTFEDNVYLQDWDWKESLYMPYRLNGGTFKGTVDLHAVNNITVYQKPESNPNVALGLNECFGYSAVVTPDGTFAGPDAKTGVLKKTGDYDYDMWLEGTASNPVRIIPNAWGMKSVTLDGNPIDYAKDFMGEVKEITNDTEHTLTFTWKPLADELRGAGYSYDAKCERYVPGATSTPTNFILDGTEYYTYTFLKGADPTLYSFDLHLNLKKGTSNVGIVSNEHIVRLLVSEAPPAPPAPVAHSIKIINGFGTANPTTAIAGETITVKANDRTADNMMFTRWNTDTPGVTFADATKQETTFVMPDCDVKVNPGFQQVSFRKQPLDSWPQVNHGSKATVTFSAPITKWELKEGNTTVASSGNLFINTGNPITVDIPAQSSEVEKTYTVVVTANGQKFSSDEFKVKWVSWPQAPAVEFTPADGTQFVGEIEVIASDALYAGEEIFEIVYTTDGTDPKDNTAATNANTDSVHITLTETTTIKARTYNGDAAADAEKWGPLATATFTKYSDTTLPKPTITPEGMTYTGSIKAYLTAPALDGVKLEYQLVSPGEEPASNQWHEYNPEIGIDVYEFGTITLYARSFKEVDMGDHVEHLTSENVSATYTRTYSAAIDNVTVSGKVGETLTQDVVIRMNGDRFENVTAGEDVSNWFTNRPAGLTAKVKALSEADGYHENLTVTISGTPEAASIEPIAVTIPRDKLYANGTVDLTVLSNPKAVYNIGTDAVHTHDYTGQPYLYLDPGNHYQECTANDGGYNIQPHAFTPWTDNGNGTHSRHCTVCKMTDSSTYTETANHNWQWVVDAPATPNAAGKQHEECVDCHAKRSENTEIPMLTSIMVEHLTVAKPVKDAAAAMATTTDSSYTVANTEWMAADGTPLAIGGKFQPGTVYTVKITLETAGAGVFSVKSTYNTIEGKTATVSPNLTGDNHADSVILTYTFDATEGTYVPTKPAITTVALPDGKVGDVYSQTLAATGTNPITWGIEAGTLPDGLTLVGDTIKGTPSKAGEFKFTVKATNGGGSDTKELTIKVADAEAAKYHNVTLTGAGTGATGAGSHAAGTTVNIYAGTKSGYTFNGWTSDDVTVLSASSKNASFVMPDKDVTVKANWVYNGGGSSGGGYTYYTIKATAGVNGSISPTGNVSVREGRDQTFTITPNNGYAVAKVLIDSKNVGAVKSYTFENVKKNHTIEVVFMKASGNPQTGVFVDVPEGSYYEEAVNWAVEKGITTGTDATHFSPDGICTRAQAVTFLWRAAGSPAAKSAVMPFADVKVGSYYYDAVLWAVENGITKGTSDTMFSPDATCSRAQIVTFLWRSQKSPAAGTANPFTDVKASAYYADAVLWAVKEDVTKGTTNTTFSPDANCTRAQIVTFIWRALAE
- a CDS encoding sigma-70 family RNA polymerase sigma factor, with protein sequence MDLDRHDEHKQHAFDSFCKKVIRCEAYNAYRAIGRRQDLEIPFSQLPEEAMEALATWDVYPWEYTSFPVGGDVILIKDDRLADALTALPQRFRDILLMYWFLELADREIGERLSLSRRTVNNRRQQAYELLKRLMGGDANE
- a CDS encoding MobC family plasmid mobilization relaxosome protein is translated as MANRKRNIQMKFYVTEEEKRLIDEKMAQLPTRWYGAYLRKMAIDGYIIQLDTTDIKRMNAALSAIGRNINQIAKRINAGGGAYKADMQEIQERLDEIWQLQRRILSSQR
- a CDS encoding helix-turn-helix domain-containing protein, whose protein sequence is MSKRRTARSSLIPYPVIAAAVRGDPEAVNRVLDHYSGYIAALSMRRGCNQNGNPCFAVDEEIRRRIETKLIVAILSFDLN
- a CDS encoding class B sortase encodes the protein MKRIRRIIRPMLCMVVLLIAMTTGVMGCYQKDPDPIEDPSGTSEVEATPISTVNRQTELADAKSRNPDAVAWLYIPGAEVDDPVMQAEDNGFYLNRDELREYSTWGCYYADCRNHLSGRDALDTNTVIYGHSANDCDPDGVRFTKLHRYMDADFVKENPYIYLSVDGDDLIFQITALFITDVGFDYIDPNPMGSKLTEFFQTVEKKNWLDIDGVTFSEGDTFLTLSTCCRKYDKTNSGNQRLVVMAKLLPEGATEQAFTVKLVKKPEMP
- a CDS encoding Bro-N domain-containing protein, with the protein product MDENNSIQLFEDRKIRTAWDEEKEEWYFSVVDVVAALSDSANPTDYLKKMRKRDEQLASYLGTNCPQVEMTGSTGKKRKVLAANTEGILRIIQSIPSPKAEPFRLWLAAVGRERIEETIDPEQAIDRALETYQKKGYDADWIHQRILSIRVRNELTAEWQARGVEQGREYAILTDEITKAWSGMTTRQYKNLKGLKKENLRDNMSTLEIVLNMLAETTTTELSKAHQPEGFEESRIVARRGGKVAGDARRAIEADTGRPAVTAENAAQLNAVVTDVIQGVAEADKPNEDEK
- a CDS encoding relaxase/mobilization nuclease domain-containing protein, which encodes MAVTKTHPIKSTLKAAIDYICNPEKTDGKLLVSSYGCAAETADIEFAWTRRHAIDKGTNLGRHLIQAFQPGEVTPEQAHEIGMELAREILGGRYEFVLTTHIDRDHVHNHLIFNAVSFADHKHYHSNKRSYHFIRRTSDRLCKEHGLSVIVPGQDKGKSYIEHQAERTGTSYKAKLRAAIDRLLPGCHDLEELLVRLQREGYALKRGKYISARAPGQERFTRLKTLGADYAEDALTARMAGRARPSRQPKQRGGRVSLLIDIQNNIKAQQSAGYRHWATIENLKRIAETSNFLTEHGIGSMEELTEHCEAASASAARLKAELRETGARIEELTLKIKHVAAYRQLKPIYDRYQASKDKEKFLRGYEREIILFEAAARECKRLGAVPLPATERMQAEMDALTARRAALTAERQKARREEQDYAAVRRNVEEFLSPPRQAPARQKDMELE